One window from the genome of bacterium encodes:
- a CDS encoding DUF58 domain-containing protein — protein MQSYRRFLDPKVIAKISNLNLVAKLVVEGFISGLHKSPYQGFSVEFSEHKEYSLGDDLKHVDWKVYGKTDKLYIKRYEEETNLKAYILLDASNSMFFKSGHVSKYEYGCFLAASLAYLMIKQRDSVGLVVFDEKIKDYIPPKCSRGHLKNILQTLDRTSSGQKTNISKTCHDLAETIKRRGLIILISDLLDDAESVIKGLKHFRHKKHEVIVFHVLDKYETTFPYEKPAVFQDIETKKTLSVNPKLIREQYWAEIDSFTHKYKRDCSEGMIDYVRADTSVPLDAALCSYLSKRARLG, from the coding sequence ATGCAAAGCTATCGTAGGTTTCTCGATCCAAAGGTAATTGCAAAGATATCCAACCTGAACCTTGTTGCAAAATTAGTTGTTGAAGGATTTATATCCGGCCTGCATAAAAGTCCATATCAGGGATTCAGCGTAGAATTCTCTGAACATAAGGAATATTCCCTGGGAGATGACCTAAAACATGTAGACTGGAAAGTATATGGAAAAACAGATAAATTATATATAAAGAGATATGAGGAGGAAACAAATCTTAAAGCTTATATTCTTCTGGATGCAAGTAATTCCATGTTCTTCAAGTCAGGACATGTTTCAAAGTATGAATATGGCTGTTTTCTTGCTGCATCCCTTGCTTATCTGATGATTAAGCAAAGAGATTCTGTAGGTCTTGTGGTGTTTGATGAAAAAATAAAAGATTATATACCACCTAAATGCAGTAGAGGTCACTTAAAAAATATCCTGCAAACACTTGATAGAACCTCATCAGGACAAAAAACTAATATTAGCAAAACCTGCCATGATCTGGCTGAAACAATAAAGAGAAGAGGGTTAATAATTTTGATATCAGATCTGCTTGATGATGCAGAATCAGTAATAAAAGGGCTAAAGCATTTCAGGCATAAAAAACACGAGGTCATTGTCTTTCATGTTCTTGATAAATATGAGACAACATTCCCTTATGAGAAGCCTGCTGTTTTTCAAGATATAGAAACAAAAAAAACTCTTTCCGTGAATCCTAAACTTATCCGCGAGCAATATTGGGCAGAGATTGACAGCTTTACACATAAGTATAAGCGCGATTGTTCTGAAGGGATGATAGACTATGTAAGGGCGGATACATCTGTGCCTCTGGACGCAGCGCTGTGTTCATATCTTTCTAAAAGAGCAAGACTGGGATAA